gccgcggaatccttgtaactaatttgattaattaaataatataaaggattgagtttaaaaaccaaaaggattcccaccgaatactagtcagtgcatcgtcatatttactctcgcgtcggaaatttctcgcaacactaatttaataaaggcaaaactctaataaaaaggaatttaatgtcaaaattgaatttgatattttattaaaagcaaaatgactaattaagaattctttacaatgaaaaaagaatttattctgaaaattaataagaaattaaaacatcctcgggcgactccctcctcagagtaacttttcaagaatacgcaaaatgtgttgaaatagatcactctgacttggaaatctacccgtcacgaattgtcttcttgcacataaattgttcattttttcatgaacgtttaaataagttaaacttcgctattgaatgaattaaattttaaaaaattctcaaattagatttgaatttataatgtacaaaataatgtacaaaatcattaatatgtatatccagtatacatattacataatactatcaatattatattgctttgaaccatcgcaataactaagtcagatagtatttgacttctctattacagacaaactaaataaaattgtttcggtattaaaatattctaattccacatttaaaaacatttaagagcattcatgtatttcataaatatctattggaatatgtggaattgaaatgatattaaaacgcggtgtACAAGAAGATCTAGCCTacactaaatgaaatgaaacaataaaaatgttactactcatgggtataatcatacccatggtcactatgcttgtcaaccacgtatacaactggtaacccgtgtcgattcggaccattcgtcctacgacatgattgggcaccagaggaaccataaaacatgcgactcaccgttcgcagatatactcttcttccgacagtcaagtaggaggatggacaacaccagctaggaggctgccttgtaggagaagacggaagtcgtgaagaaaattcatctgtaacaaaacaaaaaagaattacggttaattttgcaaattatcaatttttattctaataaaattatatatgaaattgaattttataaaatattagcaatagcaattaaaaagaactctcaattatcaagtattgaaattgtaaattattctatttaaataaaaagcaattaagtgacgtaccaaaacggaagtcgtgaagaaagccatcatcaggacATCCAGGATCtcggcaaaatcaaaaaattcatctgtaacaaaacaaaaaagaattacggttaattttgaaaattatcaattcttattgtaataaaattatatataaatttggattttatcaaatattaacaatgaaaaataactctcaactatcaagtgttgaaattgtaaattattctacttgaattaaaattaattaaataaagtaataagatacttacactctttcctcgTGGAGCAACGctcaagactcctcttcagtggtgcactgactctaataccggatatatcgagcaattaaaaaaaaaaattaaaaataaaaatatagatatgaaatactagtaacgcgaccgtgaataatttccggcgaacaattgtagtgattctactttcacgatgaaaaaggaaaaagcagagccgcgatactctagaaaatattttataatacgtagcaaacactgactctactatcgcgtgattcctaatcgtacaaacgcaactctattcagggccagttcacccttgtcaaaatcaaaacattggaattacgtgcaaacactgactctaccgaccgccttgcgcgcggccacaacaattcctggaagaaaggcttagtgagcagggatgggctgggtggaaatatacaaaaaaaagaacaaaacatTCTTCCTATTAAGCATTCGTTGAAGAAATACTGTTATGTGTAAATGGAAATAtcagtgaaatattttcaacgaacacgaatattattTGAGTTGAATATGAATCCTAGATAACATCGTAATAacgaaatgtattaaataattgttgataattattccaatgaatattacaaggataaaaaatcattgttaaatacatataatagactattttattaaagtagaggatttctgttgttaaaattgtaagcaTACTAAAGactattgaaaattctattatgtcgtaatttataaattgtccaaattcttttcaataagcaaagTTCAATAATTAATCAGGCTTCaacagcatgtgatttaaaaacgtaattctattttaatttaaacttgcatcgaaagctggatattataatataattactacgatttaacaaaagtagattgtttaaaataattaataattgcagatgagaagcaatcatttgcagtagaatacgaattatttcaattttgttctaatttaaaacaaatgtattaaaatactagtcaaaattagttaataaaatgaaaaattaattattcttcttttataaattcattaaagaacaaaaatgtctctaatcttttctttcttggtaCCTTGGtaccaattaattatcaaaaatgcttagAATTAGCAACGACtcaatgaaaaaaaagtaataataaacgttaataattgattagaataaattaaaacaataaatgtttacaaaattctatttcaaacccaTATCAGCTGGCATGACgtcctttcaatatccatcaaatatctgtaacaaaaaaggaacacgaatttatgtaaataaaatttaatcaacaataataaaattattaataaacgatcgaactataattgatgcaaaatattttaataaatacaatGCGTACCTTCTAAGTACTTATGCGGAAGGATGCTCTCAATACGTCTTATCACTTCGACGTTTGCGAGGgaaatggcgagaccttcctttCCACCGAAGACTGGTCGGCACTGCTTCGGCATTCTTCGGTATATTCCGCTAATGGCCGATACCAAAGCAAGTACACGAACAGGTCTAAACaggaataatattacgatgctcaagaacgaacgttattaaattaaaaacagcgaATTGTGTAAAACAGTACTAAAAACGTTCAATAATGTTTAGGaacttaacgatataaaagagaaaataattcagattctgctgttccacTCTTATTGTGCATTCGCGGcgagagcaaaaattttcaactcgcatatttttgaagaaaacgccgaattaatgtcaaagatcaagaattcagactgctcttcgatgtttctttcagtattttgtacttttaacacccaatcggcaatttaatttaagatttgaagataatttagtcttacctgttgcagacacgtgccaaacggacgaagcttcgaagagaacTGTTACTCTCCACCACACTCCGCGGAACGCACCctttaacgatgaatctgattggtctaaatGGGAAGACGCAATAAcggacgaccaatcacagccattggtagaaacttcaaattgcttcgaaactttaatactaaagTACGGAAAAGGGTCATTGAAAAGTATTGACGCcatattgtaataaatttaaaattacttttttcaatttataggACCGAAATATAGGAAAGAAGataattttaattcgtatctatatcggcaAAATAtggtataaattttcagcttacgtATTTCTGAAGACAATGTGGAAACAATGTCAGAAATCATGACTCCGgccttctcttcaactttgtcttctgttATTTGTATTTTGGATACCTgatacacaatttaatataatattttaatactattgAAGGCGATGCAAGCGTTGAGCTGTATGTAAAGTTTTCAACGCTTGCACCACCTTCAGCCCGTAGAGGCTAGTATTATGGTTTCATGTTCGCCAATCTAAgttatcaaaattttcaaatattccacAACACTGTAGTTACTGCATTTACTTAACTTCAGGCTTTTACTGTGATATGTCAAATTGCACTGAGTAACATAATTAACAGTGTTTACAATGGGATTGCTAACAATACTTAAGAAATTGaagcaaaaagaaaaggaaatgcgCATTTTAatgttgtatgtacatatatactttTTTCGTGTGTCTATATTTATAGGTTAGAAAAAAGGTTACtgttaattacatttaaattatatCTTGCTTAGTACAAATACATTTTATACTTCGTTATGTACTGTAATATAATTTGATTGTTGTATTTTACAGAGGTTTGGATAATGCTGGTAAAACTACTATTTTGAAAAGGCTCAGTGGAGAACCAATTGATACAATATCACCAACTCTTGGTTTCAACATTAAAACTTTGGATCACCGTGGATATAAACTTAATATATGGGATGTAGGTGGTCAAAAATCATTGCGTTCCTATTGGAGAAATTACTTCGAATCAACAGATGGGCTTGTTTGGGTAATTGACAGTGCAGATAAAAGAAGATTGGAGGATTGTAAAGCAGAATTATACAAACTTCTGCAAGAAGAAAGATTAGAAGGTGCAAGTCTTTTAATTCTTGCAAATAAGCAAGATATGCCTGGAGCATTGTCTACATCAGATATTGcagaaattttggaattatttAGCATTAAAACTCATCATtggaaaatatataaatgttcTGCAGTTACCGGAGAGAATCTTGTAGAAGGAATAAATTGGATTGTTGATGATATTTCTGCAAGGATATTTTACATAGACTAaggaatatattaaattatgtaaattaaattgatagtattataatttttttacaagtttttttttatctttctcttaaattataatagtattgtattttaatttattatagctACACAgttataacaataaaataaaatctaatatgtatttttataacatttcttAATATAATGCTTCAGTCTtctattttgttttctttttccctttcgccttagcttttttcttctttttgacgGGTTTCTCCGGTGGAAGTTTAGTATCCGGATATTGTTTCATATAAATTGATTTCAGTAGGTTTTGATCGACAGTATGTCTTGGACCAGCGAatgcaattattatttcatttataagaGACTGCGATAATTTTAATCGGAAATTTTTCACCAACCCCGTGAATTTtcctataaaattttaaacgacgtatatttttattctatatataCTACATTACCTTTAAATACCTCTAGAAATAAGATCATCGGATAGCGAGAGTACGAAATGGCCAAAGTTTTTACgacgttttttatttttaggttTCATTGCTTCATAGTTTGCTCTCTTTAAAAGTATCGTTTTTACATCCGGCCCTTCTACAGTATAATTGCTAAGTATTCCCCCCAGTTTAATTTCAAGCCATGGTCTATCATTCTTAATTGAATCAAGTTCTGGAAGTATATTTTTGTTCGCCCAAATGTTTGTAAGGTCCAAAATTTGTAGTTGACTATCAGGAGCTTTGTTTGGCGTGACTGCTTTGACAAGCTCAAACGCACCCTCCCCTTTCACGGGATTGTCACCGAAATGTAGCTCTTTCAACACATTATTCTTTGACAAAGCTCTTGCTATGGGAACTGCGTCTTCGTCGTAGAACCGATTTCCTAGAAAAAACAAATTTGCGATTCTAGTTACAAACATTAAACAATAATTCCTACAATATATTACCACTTAAATCTAATTTTTGAAGTGCAATCGAATGCAACAGCAATCGACGAAGGAAAGGGACACATTCTTTGCCCAATGCATTCCAGGATAAGTCAAGATCAACCAAAGTTGTATTGTTCTCCAGTCCTTTATACAACTTCTTCCAAGTCTCTACCGTATATAAAGAATTCCACGAGAGATCTAAGTGTTTCAGGGTGTCTGAACAAGAGAGCAATCTTTGCAATGTGTCTGAACACGTCTCGTCCAGATGATTGCCGCTTAAAGAGAGATTCTGGATACTCTCGTTATTACATATTGCTGTTGTAACATGACTGAGACCTTCATTACGAATGTTACAGTCGGAAAGATCCAATGTGGTTAATGTTACGTTCCTCATGATTCCATCGTAAATCTTTGCGGCGCCGTTCGGACCGATTAGACACCCTGACAGAAATAGAGTAGTTATTATGTTATTCTTCGTTAGCAAATCATTCAGGTGATAGCAGGCGTCCTCCGATAGCCAGTTGccctgaaaaatttaattaacaacgaCATCTTTGCTTGTTTGATTTAAAACAAAAGACTACCGTGAGATTAATAGTTTCTACTGAAGGATTGTTCATTAGAGCTTCGCAAAGAGGTCTTATAATGGCTGAATTAACACCATAGTACTGGAGATTGATCGAATCGGAAAGCAACATGTCTTTTAATGATTGTATAGGTTGAAGGCCTGACAATTTCGTCAGATCCTCAAATTTCATCACACCATCCTCTGGGTAAATGGTTTGGTGTTCCTGAATGGTCCAAAAGGCTGGTACCAAGCCGGGATCGTCAGGGATCGGATACTTGGTATACAGATTATGTAATTTCAATTGAGAATCGCTGATGTCTATGTCTTTGAGGCAAGGATGGATAGAACTTTCCGTCGATGATTTCGCGGAGGAAATGGATTCGTCTTCAGGTGTGATCAAGGTTTCTCGAGAGAGATCTTCCTTCTTTTCAATCTATACATTTTACGTATGATTTCTGTTATCATTTTTGACAACGAAGATTAGTATTTTTGATCGAACTACGGTTACCAAAATAGAATTACACCAATCAATCCTCGTAATAACGACTTGTGTGCTTCGGTTTTGGCCGATATCCTCTCTGCTCTGTGCTCGTGGAATCGTGATATCAAGGCAGCATATATATCTATTTCTTCCGCTTCTTCTGCCTTTTCTTCCACCATTTCAtcatcttcttcatcttcatcttcatcttcttcttccgaAACTCTGTCTTCATATTCATAATAATCCGAGTAATAATCCGATAGGTCAGTAAAATATTCGTCATCGATATCCATCTGAAACGCAAATTCTTCGTTTGCGAACGAAGGAATCGTGATAAAATTGTAGTATTACTAGGTATTCTTCGAAAGGTTCCATTTTCGGTTCTCCAATCTGCATTTTCTTTACTAGAGTATCCATGTTGAAAGTGATGCTAAATTATTGTTCATTGCATTTCTGGAGGATTTTTAAGAATAGTTTGGAAATCAAGGAGGAGGAAAACAAAATCTGACATCAGTTTTATGACATTTATGGGCAAACTTTAGGTATAAAGAGAAAATATGTAAGTACCAGACAATTTAccgcctttgttttcgaggaatCATGACCtaaggggtcccagacaccccagcaTGAAAACAGGTCGGAATGCAGCGAGCGTCACCTATGcatcggggttcctgacaccccggatggtatcaggtcggtatgtagAGAGCGCCAAAGATGCAttggggtccctgataccccggatATCATAGCGTCGATATGCAGAGTGTCAaaggtgcttcggggtccccaaCACCCCAAGATATATCATATCGGTATATAGAAAGCGCTACCGAGGCAGCGGGGTCCCAAACACCCCACGGTGATATTTGGTCGGTATGCTGAGAACGTCACCGATGCACCGGGGTCCCTAGCACCCCGATTGCCATAATGTCAGTATGCCGAGTGTTACcggcgcttcggggtccctagcaccccaagatgatatcagatCGGTATTCAGAGAGCGTTACCGGCGCTCCGTTTGTCCCTCGCATAAGTAAATACATATGATCTGAGcggatgaaaaagaaagagaagccgCGATCCTGACAATCGGCAAACCATGAttgcttcttcctctttttcattCGCTGTTCTTTTTACTCCTCCCGGGTTTAGTGCCCTTGTCGACACATTATGTATCGTTAAGGGAATGCGCGCGCAGTtaaaatgtgcgacccatagattttctatggaaaaattgaaacttcTGTAACTTTTGATTCTGACCATTTAGACGCACAAACGCAACGGCGTATCTTTAACCCTAGTAGTTCTCAAGTTGAAAAGTAACACGGACGGGCGTTTttgcgctttatatatataagataTATTATTTAGGTGTCGAGGGGGCTCTTGAACACGCGGTTCACACGGACCTTATTCGGCCACTGGCAGCTGACTCATTTACCGGGTATTCGTCAAGTGGCTCTTCTGGGCCATTGTATTGTAATTTCGGCAGATCGTTCATTCAACGGTCACGCGGGTGTACGCGGCTCGTGTGTCGTGGTCAAGATCGCCCCGTTGGTCACCGATGTTTGTCTCGGTCATGAAATTGCTCACACGGGGCCTTTGTTAATCTCAGACGCGCTTTCGATGTTAATGAACACCGTATTATCCTCAATGAAATGATCTATTCAAAATTCTTGGTTGATTTACAGGCAATGGGTAGGAACTGGCAAGAGGAGGTTCAGAAGTGTAACATCAGTTAATCGATTAATTTTTACATATCGGTCAATATTAAATGGTGACACAAAGGaacttaaattttcattaatattcttagtaataatgataagcGTTTTTAGTTAGGATAAACACTgaatcaataaaaataatagtttaGTATTGTCCATTAGCGAATATTCAAATCTTGAAATGATgaggaattttttaaaacggTAATGGACAAAGCGCTCTTTTTCAAAAAATCGCCACAGAAGATACTATCATCGTCATCTACCAGCAATGTGCTGAACTATGTCGAGGAAACCCTTCCGATTTTCAGTCAataacatacatatatttttttaaatataattttaaaaaacttATCAAGAGTGTCGCTATTTAAAGTATAttgatgatataaaataaattaaaacctctgacaaatatgaaatatgaaatttacaGTTCTGTTAATTTTAGCACTTGCTATTGGATGGCGCCAATGGTACCTTTTCAAAAAACAcaatatcaaattaaaaaatataaaaataagactTGAACGATACGTTTAGCCCTTTCGATtagagaattatctttttaatactatataaattaaatacttgtagcattttaattaaaactataaacttaaagaatttttgaaattaaaatcaatCCATTGATCTATAGATCATTTTTTGACAATCTATGTACGACACAGATTCCTGTTGAACTCAATTAATATtactgatattaatattatattaacttATTTCATTCACCCGGTGAAAGGCTACCCCTTGTAATTCGCAGTGAACatgttaattacaattatcACAATTATACAGTACCGTCTGTACATACGTTCGTTTTCACTGTggcatttaacgtgttaatgcCACCTTTCGAAAACA
The sequence above is a segment of the Osmia lignaria lignaria isolate PbOS001 chromosome 12, iyOsmLign1, whole genome shotgun sequence genome. Coding sequences within it:
- the Arl2 gene encoding ADP ribosylation factor-like 2, whose amino-acid sequence is MGLLTILKKLKQKEKEMRILMLGLDNAGKTTILKRLSGEPIDTISPTLGFNIKTLDHRGYKLNIWDVGGQKSLRSYWRNYFESTDGLVWVIDSADKRRLEDCKAELYKLLQEERLEGASLLILANKQDMPGALSTSDIAEILELFSIKTHHWKIYKCSAVTGENLVEGINWIVDDISARIFYID
- the LOC117602658 gene encoding uncharacterized protein LOC117602658 → MDTLVKKMQIGEPKMEPFEEYLMDIDDEYFTDLSDYYSDYYEYEDRVSEEEDEDEDEEDDEMVEEKAEEAEEIDIYAALISRFHEHRAERISAKTEAHKSLLRGLIGIEKKEDLSRETLITPEDESISSAKSSTESSIHPCLKDIDISDSQLKLHNLYTKYPIPDDPGLVPAFWTIQEHQTIYPEDGVMKFEDLTKLSGLQPIQSLKDMLLSDSINLQYYGVNSAIIRPLCEALMNNPSVETINLTGNWLSEDACYHLNDLLTKNNIITTLFLSGCLIGPNGAAKIYDGIMRNVTLTTLDLSDCNIRNEGLSHVTTAICNNESIQNLSLSGNHLDETCSDTLQRLLSCSDTLKHLDLSWNSLYTVETWKKLYKGLENNTTLVDLDLSWNALGKECVPFLRRLLLHSIALQKLDLSGNRFYDEDAVPIARALSKNNVLKELHFGDNPVKGEGAFELVKAVTPNKAPDSQLQILDLTNIWANKNILPELDSIKNDRPWLEIKLGGILSNYTVEGPDVKTILLKRANYEAMKPKNKKRRKNFGHFVLSLSDDLISRGKFTGLVKNFRLKLSQSLINEIIIAFAGPRHTVDQNLLKSIYMKQYPDTKLPPEKPVKKKKKAKAKGKKKTK